In the Parasteatoda tepidariorum isolate YZ-2023 chromosome 3, CAS_Ptep_4.0, whole genome shotgun sequence genome, one interval contains:
- the LOC107444992 gene encoding guanine nucleotide-binding protein G(q) subunit alpha, whose translation MACCMSDEAKEQKRINQEIEKQLRKDKRDARRELKLLLLGTGESGKSTFIKQMRIIHGSGYSDEDKRSFIKLVYQNIFMAMQSMIKAMELLRIEYKNPANHVSNSSYFMLFDNLLNNFKMFFLRVMFVYFETWHAFQCNNIHMLKLIILLGIFYVYTNYKFLFVPKQIFVLASNSHIKSRNFHILGKWYTGVLDKLDAAIVPPQERGSTLLYVKKILFVCTLLCASCYIPQTHLNFFSYLCDLERIALPDYLPTQQDILRVRVPTTGIIEYPFDLDSIIFRMVDVGGQRSERRKWIHCFENVTSIIFLVALSEYDQILFESDNENRMEESKALFKTIITYPWFQNSSVILFLNKKDLLEEKIMVSHLVDYFPEYDGPKQDHIAAREFILKMYLSQNPDPDRMVYSHFTCATDTENIRFVFAAVKDTILQQNLKEYNLV comes from the exons GTACTGGCGAGTCTGGTAAAAGCACTTTCATAAAACAGATGAGAATTATCCATGGTTCTGGTTATTCTGATGAAGATAAAAGAAGCTTTATCAAGCTCGtctatcaaaacatttttatggcCATGCAGAGCATGATAAAAGCCATGGAACTACTCAGGATAGAGTATAAAAACCCAGCAAACCATGTAAGCAATTCATCATACTTTATGCTCTTTGAtaatctattaaataattttaaaatgttttttctaagagttatgtttgtatattttgaaacatggCATGCATTCCAGTGTAATAATATCcatatgcttaaattaattattttattgggaatattttatgtttacactaattataagtttttatttgtccCGAAACAAATCTTTGTCCTAGCTTCCAACTCACACATAAAATCAAGAAACTTCCACATTTTAGGCAAAT GGTATACGGGAGTGCTTGATAAACTTGACGCTGCAATAGTTCCCCCACAGGAAAGGGGGAGCACACttttatatg ttaaaaaaatattatttgtttgtacATTATTGTGTGCATCGTGCTACATCCCCCAAACTCATTTGAATTTCTTTAGTTATCTTTGTGATTTGGAAAGAATAGCACTACCTGATTATCTACCAACACAGCAAGATATATTACGAGTAAGAGTACCAACTACTGGAATAATTGAATACCCATTTGACTTGGATTCCATCATATTTAG aatggtAGATGTTGGTGGTCAACGTTCTGAAAGACGGAAATGGattcattgttttgaaaatgtaacttcaattatatttttagttgccTTGAGTGAAtatgatcaaattttatttgaatcagATAATGAA AATCGTATGGAAGAAAGCAAGGCACTATTCAAAACGATCATCACATATCCATGGTTCCAAAATTCATCTGTCATtctttttctcaacaaaaaagATCTCTTAGAAGAAAAGATTATGGTATCTCACTTAGTGGATTACTTTCCAGAATACGATG GTCCCAAGCAAGACCATATTGCTGCACGGGAATTTATCTTAAAGATGTACTTGTCTCAAAATCCAGATCCTGACCGTATGGTTTACTCTCACTTCACATGTGCCactg ACACTGAAAATATTAGGTTTGTATTTGCTGCTGTGAAAGACACCATTCTCCAACAAAATTTGAAGGAATATAATCTTGTATAG